From Scomber scombrus chromosome 6, fScoSco1.1, whole genome shotgun sequence, the proteins below share one genomic window:
- the si:dkey-172h23.2 gene encoding A-kinase anchor protein 13: MKLSPQQAPLYGECMLTVQLDDEDVGEEDEEEVEFYLLFLGSTQRHLSSTLRVSHVTLQAVCPAHNVCEQVLVTLCLARPGGPVDTHSQESFCFVQDLALDMAHFLLDNTAPQEALLLDDEQIPLKECERLDQSLALALKHLTVCHQRTAPRLHTHTLTDVDRHMDNQTAPHTVTDTHTDTDRHSTETRLDNCSGEFTSLASCLPMICE, encoded by the exons ATGAAACTGAGTCctcaacaagctccactctAT GGAGAGTGTATGCTGACTGTTCAGCTGGACGATGAGGACgtgggagaggaggatgaagaggaggtggagttcTATCTTTTATTCTTGGGGTCCACCCAGAGACATCTATCCAGCACACTGCGAGTCAGTCATGTGACACTGCAAGCCGTGTGTCCAG cccaTAATGTGTGTGAGCAGGTCTTGGTGACATTATGTTTGGCTCGGCCTGGAGGACCAGTGGACACACACTCGCAGGAGAGCTTCTGCTTTGTTCAG gatCTGGCTCTCGACATGGCCCACTTCCTGCTTGACAACACAGCTCCACAGGAAGCACTATTATTGGATGATGAGCAG aTTCCGTTGAAAGAGTGCGAGAGGTTGGATCAGAGCTTGGCGCTGGCCTTGAAACACCTCACTGTGTGCCACCAGAGGACTGCACcaagactgcacacacacacactgacagatgtGGACAGACACATGGATAACCAGACAGCgccacacacagtgacagacacacacacagacacagacagacacagcacAGAGACACGGCTGGACAACTGCAGTGGTGAGTTCACTTCACTGGCCTCATGTCTACCAATGATATGTGAATAA